Proteins from a genomic interval of Spea bombifrons isolate aSpeBom1 chromosome 4, aSpeBom1.2.pri, whole genome shotgun sequence:
- the FBLN1 gene encoding fibulin-1 isoform X1, whose amino-acid sequence MGSPRTMLLLALLPLFLHRVSAQVTVDSCCTSGYEWATQKRECGSLPVISDDKECRITQEQCCINQLEEIHCTTGITTANEQESCDIDESEHNSSCEAQFIKRCCSCCLLGRTAQSKGQSCEQSIFLGYQCGLVFRACCVKGQEGPEIPNNGVRDEARGPSIPHVDTEDPYLNDRCRGGGPCTQQCRDTGASVVCSCYSGYQLQPDGVSCEDINECITGSHTCKVGQVCINLVGSFRCQREINCGTGYELTEDNSCKDIDECASNTHNCLPNFVCQNTAGSFRCRPKLQCSAGYIQDAGGNCMDINECLSLNAPCPHGQTCINTEGSYTCQRHVVNCGRGYHLSADGTRCEDVNECGSSQNPCGEGHTCLNVAGSYRCECRTGYQFDALTRTCADINECRGYTGRICAHKCENTAGSFYCSCTTGFRLALDGRSCEDVDECGSNPCSQECANVYGSYQCFCRRGYQLSDVDGITCEDIDECALPTGGHICSYRCNNVPGSFRCSCPVTGYTLAPNGRNCQDVDECVTGTHNCSGTETCFNIQGGFRCLAFECPKNYRKSGDNRCDRLPCSDTECQSQPLRVTYHHLSFPTNVQAPSDIFRMGPSHALPGDDIQLSITSGNEKGYFATKKVNSHSGLVAVERPIAEAQDILLTIQMNLIRHGTLNTFVAKLHVFITAEL is encoded by the exons ATGGGGTCTCCGCGCACGATGCTGCTTTTAGCGCTGTTACCCCTGTTCCTGCACAGAG tttctgCCCAGGTCACGGTGGATTCCTGCTGCACCAGCGGATACGAGTGGGCGACCCAGAAAAGGGAGTGCGGCAGCCTGCCCGTCATCTCAGATGACAAGGAATGTCG AATAACCCAGGAGCAGTGCTGTATTAACCAGTTGGAGGAGATCCACTGTACCACCGGAATAACCACCGCGAACGAACAGGAGTCCTGCGACATCGACGAAAGCGAACACAACTCCAGCTGCGAGGCCCAGTTCATAAAA AGATGCTGTAGCTGCTGTCTGCTGGGAAGGACCGCGCAGTCCAAGGGGCAGAGCTGTGAGCAGAGTATATTCCTGGGGTATCAGTGCGGTCTCGTGTTCAGGGCCTGCTGTGTCAAAGGTCAAGAGGGTCCTGAAATCCCCAACAATGGAGTCAGGGATGAAG CGAGAGGGCCGTCTATACCCCACGTGGATACTGAAGATCCGTATCTGAATGATCGCTGCAGAG GTGGGGGTCCGTGCACTCAGCAGTGCAGAGACACGGGGGCCAGCGTGGTCTGCTCCTGCTACAGTGGCTACCAACTTCAGCCCGACGGCGTCTCCTGCGAAG ATATCAATGAATGTATAACGGGGTCTCACACCTGTAAAGTGGGCCAGGTATGCATCAACCTGGTGGGCTCCTTCCGGTGTCAGAGGGAGATTAACTGCGGTACGGGATACGAACTCACAGAGGACAACAGCTGCAAAG ATATTGACGAATGTGCTTCCAACACTCACAACTGCCTCCCCAACTTCGTCTGTCAGAACACCGCGGGATCGTTCCGATGCCGCCCCAAACTTCAGTGCTCTGCCGGATACATCCAGGATGCGGGGGGCAATTGCATGG ATATCAACGAGTGCTTGAGCCTCAACGCTCCGTGTCCTCATGGCCAGACCTGCATTAACACGGAAGGGTCCTACACATGTCAGCGACACGTGGTCAACTGCGGAAGGGGTTACCACCTCAGCGCTGATGGCACCCGCTGTGAAG ACGTGAACGAGTGTGGAAGCTCTCAGAACCCGTGTGGCGAGGGACACACATGTTTGAACGTGGCCGGCTCTTACCGTTGCGAATGCCGGACAGGATATCAGTTTGACGCGTTGACCAGAACCTGTGCCG ACATAAACGAGTGCCGGGGGTATACGGGACGTATCTGCGCCCACAAGTGCGAGAACACCGCCGGCTCCTTTTACTGCAGTTGCACCACCGGGTTCAGATTGGCTCTGGACGGAAGATCTTGTGAAG ATGTGGATGAATGCGGCAGCAATCCGTGCAGCCAGGAGTGCGCCAACGTGTACGGCTCGTACCAATGCTTCTGCCGGCGCGGCTACCAGCTCAGCGATGTGGATGGAATCACATGCGAAG ACATCGACGAATGTGCCCTGCCGACTGGGGGCCATATCTGTTCTTATCGCTGTAACAACGTTCCCGGCAGCTTCCGATGTTCCTGCCCCGTCACCGGGTACACGCTGGCACCCAACGGACGCAACTGTCAAG ATGTCGACGAGTGTGTAACCGGGACGCACAACTGCTCCGGGACGGAAACGTGCTTCAACATCCAGGGAGGCTTCCGGTGCCTTGCCTTCGAATGTCCCAAAAATTACCGCAAATCCGGCGACAA TCGTTGCGACCGCTTGCCCTGTAGTGACACTGAGTGCCAGAGCCAGCCCCTGAGAGTTACCTATCACCACCTCTCTTTCCCCACCAACGTCCAAGCTCCCTCCGACATATTCCGCATGGGCCCGTCCCATGCCCTCCCCGGCGATGACATTCAACTGTCCATCACCAGCGGGAATGAGAAGGGCTATTTCGCCACGAAAAAGGTCAACTCTCACAGCGGTCTTGTGGCTGTAGAACGACCAATCGCAGAAGCGCAGGACATCCTCCTTACTATCCAGATGAATCTCATTCGCCACGGGACTCTCAACACTTTCGTAGCCAAACTACACGTCTTTATCACGGCCGAGCTTTAA
- the FBLN1 gene encoding fibulin-1 isoform X2 gives MGSPRTMLLLALLPLFLHRVSAQVTVDSCCTSGYEWATQKRECGSLPVISDDKECRITQEQCCINQLEEIHCTTGITTANEQESCDIDESEHNSSCEAQFIKRCCSCCLLGRTAQSKGQSCEQSIFLGYQCGLVFRACCVKGQEGPEIPNNGVRDEARGPSIPHVDTEDPYLNDRCRGGGPCTQQCRDTGASVVCSCYSGYQLQPDGVSCEDINECITGSHTCKVGQVCINLVGSFRCQREINCGTGYELTEDNSCKDIDECASNTHNCLPNFVCQNTAGSFRCRPKLQCSAGYIQDAGGNCMDINECLSLNAPCPHGQTCINTEGSYTCQRHVVNCGRGYHLSADGTRCEDVNECGSSQNPCGEGHTCLNVAGSYRCECRTGYQFDALTRTCADINECRGYTGRICAHKCENTAGSFYCSCTTGFRLALDGRSCEDVDECGSNPCSQECANVYGSYQCFCRRGYQLSDVDGITCEDIDECALPTGGHICSYRCNNVPGSFRCSCPVTGYTLAPNGRNCQDVDECVTGTHNCSGTETCFNIQGGFRCLAFECPKNYRKSGDNYERSDTVRCIKSCLSNDISCIMDPVHTISNTVISLPTFRDFSRPEEIIFLRALTPSYPNSPQPDIIFHITDGNLRDSFDIQKRYMDGIIVGVVRQVKPIVGPFHAILKLEMNYVIGGVVSHRNIVNVHIFISEFWF, from the exons ATGGGGTCTCCGCGCACGATGCTGCTTTTAGCGCTGTTACCCCTGTTCCTGCACAGAG tttctgCCCAGGTCACGGTGGATTCCTGCTGCACCAGCGGATACGAGTGGGCGACCCAGAAAAGGGAGTGCGGCAGCCTGCCCGTCATCTCAGATGACAAGGAATGTCG AATAACCCAGGAGCAGTGCTGTATTAACCAGTTGGAGGAGATCCACTGTACCACCGGAATAACCACCGCGAACGAACAGGAGTCCTGCGACATCGACGAAAGCGAACACAACTCCAGCTGCGAGGCCCAGTTCATAAAA AGATGCTGTAGCTGCTGTCTGCTGGGAAGGACCGCGCAGTCCAAGGGGCAGAGCTGTGAGCAGAGTATATTCCTGGGGTATCAGTGCGGTCTCGTGTTCAGGGCCTGCTGTGTCAAAGGTCAAGAGGGTCCTGAAATCCCCAACAATGGAGTCAGGGATGAAG CGAGAGGGCCGTCTATACCCCACGTGGATACTGAAGATCCGTATCTGAATGATCGCTGCAGAG GTGGGGGTCCGTGCACTCAGCAGTGCAGAGACACGGGGGCCAGCGTGGTCTGCTCCTGCTACAGTGGCTACCAACTTCAGCCCGACGGCGTCTCCTGCGAAG ATATCAATGAATGTATAACGGGGTCTCACACCTGTAAAGTGGGCCAGGTATGCATCAACCTGGTGGGCTCCTTCCGGTGTCAGAGGGAGATTAACTGCGGTACGGGATACGAACTCACAGAGGACAACAGCTGCAAAG ATATTGACGAATGTGCTTCCAACACTCACAACTGCCTCCCCAACTTCGTCTGTCAGAACACCGCGGGATCGTTCCGATGCCGCCCCAAACTTCAGTGCTCTGCCGGATACATCCAGGATGCGGGGGGCAATTGCATGG ATATCAACGAGTGCTTGAGCCTCAACGCTCCGTGTCCTCATGGCCAGACCTGCATTAACACGGAAGGGTCCTACACATGTCAGCGACACGTGGTCAACTGCGGAAGGGGTTACCACCTCAGCGCTGATGGCACCCGCTGTGAAG ACGTGAACGAGTGTGGAAGCTCTCAGAACCCGTGTGGCGAGGGACACACATGTTTGAACGTGGCCGGCTCTTACCGTTGCGAATGCCGGACAGGATATCAGTTTGACGCGTTGACCAGAACCTGTGCCG ACATAAACGAGTGCCGGGGGTATACGGGACGTATCTGCGCCCACAAGTGCGAGAACACCGCCGGCTCCTTTTACTGCAGTTGCACCACCGGGTTCAGATTGGCTCTGGACGGAAGATCTTGTGAAG ATGTGGATGAATGCGGCAGCAATCCGTGCAGCCAGGAGTGCGCCAACGTGTACGGCTCGTACCAATGCTTCTGCCGGCGCGGCTACCAGCTCAGCGATGTGGATGGAATCACATGCGAAG ACATCGACGAATGTGCCCTGCCGACTGGGGGCCATATCTGTTCTTATCGCTGTAACAACGTTCCCGGCAGCTTCCGATGTTCCTGCCCCGTCACCGGGTACACGCTGGCACCCAACGGACGCAACTGTCAAG ATGTCGACGAGTGTGTAACCGGGACGCACAACTGCTCCGGGACGGAAACGTGCTTCAACATCCAGGGAGGCTTCCGGTGCCTTGCCTTCGAATGTCCCAAAAATTACCGCAAATCCGGCGACAA TTACGAAAGATCGGACACGGTCCGCTGTATAAAGTCCTGCCTGTCCAACGACATCAGCTGCATCATGGATCCCGTCCACACCATTTCCAACACGGTCATCTCTCTGCCCACGTTCCGGGACTTCAGCCGCCCAGAAG AGATTATTTTCCTGCGCGCTCTGACCCCTTCGTACCCAAACAGCCCCCAACCAGACATTATCTTCCACATCACAGACGGGAACCTGAGGGATTCCTTCGACATCCAGAAGCGTTACATGGACGGGATAATAGTTG GTGTTGTCCGTCAAGTCAAGCCCATCGTAGGTCCATTCCACGCCATCTTGAAACTGGAGATGAATTACGTGATAGGAGGGGTGGTTTCCCATCGAAACATCGTCAACGTCCACATCTTCATCTCGGAATTCTGGTTCTAG